The window ATCGCTTGTCTCTCGTTTGATGTATATTAACGATACGCTGTACACGGTTTCTAGAGAAGAAGTGAAAAGCTACAACTTAGATACATTCAAAGAAATTAGTAGTGTGAAAATCAACTAAAGATTAGGCGATGAAAAGAGTGATTCTTTCATCGCCATTTTTATGCTAGTCTTTATTATTATGACATTCGTTTACTTTTGAGAGGCTAAAATTTCACTCACTGTTACGCATTCGTAGCCTTGCTTTTGCAAATAATTTAAGACACTTTCTAAACCATCGGCAGTCGATTGGTGAATATCGTGCATTAAAATGATATCGTTATTTTTAATATTCTTCTGAACCATAGGTAGTAGCTTACTAGAATCACGATACTTCCAATCCAATGTATCAATTGTCCACAAGACAACGGGCATATTGATTAAATCCGTAACCTGTTTATTCTTGGCTCCATAAGGTGGGCGGAAAACACTAGGATAATGGCCAGTTACCTTATAGATTATATTATTCGTGGAGCTTACTTTTGATAGCACACTTTTGGAGGTTAGTTTTGTTAGCCTTGCATGGTCCCATGTATGGTTTCCGATCTCATGGCCACGAGCTAATACGTCCTTTACAACAGATGCATTACCTTCAACTCGCTCCCCGACCATGAAAAACGTTGCCTTTGCGTGATATTTATCTAACGTATTTAAAATTTGATTCGTAATTTTTTTGTGTGGTCCATCATCAAAGGTTAGAGCAACCCGTTTGCTCACATTTCCCTTTTGATCAGAGGTAAGAATTGTAATTTCACTCTTCGTTTCAGTTTGAAATTCAGCTGCTAAAATAGGGTTAATAAATGTCAATGGAATTGAGAGTGAAGGAGATCCTATCGATTTATTCGAAAACTCGCCTTTATTATAATAAAGTACTAATGAATCATTTTCGATAGCGAAACGATCATAGCGTTCCCAATAAGGATAGGAAGCATGATTCCATTTTGAGAGATTAATATTTTTTTTATAGCCTTTTTGTTCCAGCATTTTTTGACGAACGTATTTTGATAGTTTTTCAAGATTGGAGACATCCTGATTAAATAAAATCCTTGGAAAAATTCGATTTCCCGTTTTTACATTAAAGACAACAGTATTAAAGGATTCTTCAATATTTTTACCTTCTAATTCTAGTTGTTTCGTAAAGATAATAGAGTAATAGGCTTGCTTGTATTTACTAATCTTTACTTGGATTTTTAGATTACTT is drawn from Lysinibacillus sp. SGAir0095 and contains these coding sequences:
- a CDS encoding polysaccharide deacetylase family protein, yielding MKHHKWLDVLLLSSICMLTAFIGMFIFISGDSKYQASTVSASSPPEGAHENTTKVEMEEKGKTPTLSVVEVPSDFDGIRLFNETPNNSTPPYSIMYPTTKYEKINKEITKYIETSKQQYLSAAEQKKKENPYLKSNLKIQVKISKYKQAYYSIIFTKQLELEGKNIEESFNTVVFNVKTGNRIFPRILFNQDVSNLEKLSKYVRQKMLEQKGYKKNINLSKWNHASYPYWERYDRFAIENDSLVLYYNKGEFSNKSIGSPSLSIPLTFINPILAAEFQTETKSEITILTSDQKGNVSKRVALTFDDGPHKKITNQILNTLDKYHAKATFFMVGERVEGNASVVKDVLARGHEIGNHTWDHARLTKLTSKSVLSKVSSTNNIIYKVTGHYPSVFRPPYGAKNKQVTDLINMPVVLWTIDTLDWKYRDSSKLLPMVQKNIKNNDIILMHDIHQSTADGLESVLNYLQKQGYECVTVSEILASQK